The window gactgaaggaggaaaagagagtgAGTCTGGAGCAGCGCAGGAATCGACTCCGCGAGATGCTGGAAGAGGAGCAAAACCGATTGGAGGCAGAGCTCAAGGAAGTCGTCCCTGACCGGAGCACTTTGGCAAGTCAGTTGGTGCAAAAAACTGATGAACTTCGTGCAgcgagagaggagagaagaaagaaggtAGTTAAACTGAAGTAGTTGCATATTTGCCTGCATGGTTGTCTGCTCTCAGTGAATAATGCTGATAAtgctattttttcttttttacatctAGCTTGCACAAGAGCTGCTGAAGGAGcactggaagaaaaacaacacgGACTTGCGAGAGGTAGCTAAGTTTAAACTGTTAATGCAAAAGTGACAAATTGCCAAACCTCTTACTACAAAGTCTGGCTGTTGACAAAGTGATAAATGGCCTCAGGAGTTCTGTGACTATCCGTACGTCTGAAGAGCTCCACGAGTAGAGAAAATGGACACTTATAGTCAAGACGTCCACTTGATCTGGAAACTAATCAGGCTTGTGATGCAGATATTCCATGCCTTTCTGTTAACCTGAGTCCAGGATTGACTCAAGAGAATAAAATGTTCTGGTATCGCTTCCGCTAGGGGTCAAGTTCATCGGTATCTCGTCTCATCTATGTCACAACTCCTGGTTTTAATCTGTCCACAGGTTGAGTCGGCATTACATAAAGATCATGTTGTCAGCCAGTGGCAAGAGCAGATATCCGAGAAGAAACAGGTAGGAAACTCATCACAGCTGTCTGCACAAACCATCACGGGAGAGCTTTTAACCTGTAGGTCCTTATTGTGAGTTGGTGTACAACactcaattttatttataaaaattgCCCGCCAGTATTTACAGGTATCACCTCCCTCAAGCCAGTGACACAAAGGTCATTAAACATTGTCATTATCCTTTTACTTGACTAATTATTTATGTggcaaatcatttttttatttaacagtcATGTCATCTGTGAGCACAGTATTGAATCTGAAATCTACTCAGGTTAATCCCTTCAATATGGTACATAATTGAGAATGTTTAGACACCGAATGTAAGTGACCCATCTCTctaaacacacagcaaaaagaAACAGAGTGGGAGGAGACAAGGCGCTTTGAAAATGAGTATGAGAGGACCCGAAAAGAAGCTCTGGAGAGGATCAaagaagcagaggagaaaaagaaagaaggggaGCATCAGAGAGCAGAAGAACTTCGCAAACAGATGGAAGAACTGAAGCTGAGGGAAGAAGAGGTATTCAGATCTTGGACATAGTAGTTGTGTTGGGAAAAGTgatattgcaaaaaaaaccaaaacatttttatgtttttttctcaggcGACTCGTCTAAAGAAGGAACAAGAGGCTCTGCTGGTCCAGCAGTGGGAGCTGGAGAAcatagaggaagagaggagaaaggtgGAGGAAAGGCGAAAGAAGTCTGATATGGGGTAAGGGAAGCTCTTTCTGCAGATAACTGGTCACAAGTCAGATGATACTTCATGCTTGTCAGGCACTGGGATCATTGAATTTGTGTTCCACCAGGCGTTTCCTGATCCGACAATATCGTGCTCAGCTGAAGAGGAGAGCCCAGCAAGTGCAGGAGGAACTAGTGAGTCTACTTCtgctgatatttttattatggTTTGTTATATGTAATCCATCTTTTCTGGTTTTGACGTCTTCTTTGAATCCCTCTGTACCCACCAGGAGGCTGACCGCAAGATCCTGGCAGCCTTGATGGAAGGAGAGCAGGAGGACAAAAGGATAGAGACAGCACGAAGGGAAAGGGCAATCGCTGATGCCGCCTGGATGAAACATGTGATTGAAGAGCAGCTtcagttagagagagagagggaggctgAGTTTGATATCCTTCACAGGTGagcagcaggtttctgtaagCTCTCATTCCGCAGAAGAGACTCCTCATCTACTAAAATACAAACCACTGTGTTTCACTCATTTTAGAGAAGAAGCTCAACACGTGTGGGAGAAACGAGAAGCACAgtgggagaaggagaggagagccAGAGAGCGGCTCATGCATGAGGTAAACATGCTGGAAATGCAATTGAAACCTCATTTGAGTGTAATTAAATATACATGACTTTTAAATAAACTATTTGTCTTCTTGGAAAGGTACTTATTGGGAGACAACAGCAGCTAGAGCTGAAGATGCAGAAGAACCGTGAGGCTCAGGAGGAGTCCCTGAAGAGACGAGAAGAGCTGATCCAGGagctggagacagagagagagatcaggCGCCGGGAGAAAGAGCAAGAGGATAGCCGCAGAACAGCACGGATGCAGGAGATAGATGCTCAGGTTGGCATTTATTTCAGTGGTTCTCTATCTCCATAGCACTTTTTTCCACAGACTAAAGTTAATGTTTGACAACTTTAAGACATCAGTCTGAGCCTCTAGAACTGATGGCACAATAGAAATATTGAGCAGCTTACTTCTCATGAGTAAATTGTCACTCCCTATGGTTCTGAtgttgtttgcatgtgtgtactgCAGGTGGAGCAGCAGCTCCAAGAGCGGTGGGAGGAGCAACGCAGGGTAgagcaagaagaggaggaggaaagggaggCTCTCCAAAtccaggaggaggagctgaggcTGGAGATGCAGAGGATGGCCAAGAAAGGGTACCAGGAGAAggtaaaagataaaaatcaagCTGCCCGTTATGTGATTGAGTTCTCGGATGAGACACAGGATACtgaatgtttacatttactTGTCTCCCTCTCAGATTCACAGCAGACCTCGATCAGCCTGGACATGAACAGCCTGCAAGACTGAAATCGAAACAAAATTGTGAGATGTATATTTTTCATACATGTAATTAGTTTTATTGCCTTATAAAGAAAC is drawn from Thunnus albacares chromosome 2, fThuAlb1.1, whole genome shotgun sequence and contains these coding sequences:
- the LOC122995951 gene encoding trichoplein keratin filament-binding protein produces the protein MALPTLSAYVPSRSRVLAGQLARQREQEARWRQQWELHAQYFKQQNVRSQKQAVWSSRRSYQQSMSAYHEQRLKEEKRVSLEQRRNRLREMLEEEQNRLEAELKEVVPDRSTLASQLVQKTDELRAAREERRKKLAQELLKEHWKKNNTDLREVESALHKDHVVSQWQEQISEKKQQKETEWEETRRFENEYERTRKEALERIKEAEEKKKEGEHQRAEELRKQMEELKLREEEATRLKKEQEALLVQQWELENIEEERRKVEERRKKSDMGRFLIRQYRAQLKRRAQQVQEELEADRKILAALMEGEQEDKRIETARRERAIADAAWMKHVIEEQLQLEREREAEFDILHREEAQHVWEKREAQWEKERRARERLMHEVLIGRQQQLELKMQKNREAQEESLKRREELIQELETEREIRRREKEQEDSRRTARMQEIDAQVEQQLQERWEEQRRVEQEEEEEREALQIQEEELRLEMQRMAKKGYQEKIHSRPRSAWT